A single genomic interval of Streptomyces sp. NBC_01296 harbors:
- a CDS encoding ABC transporter substrate-binding protein, with protein MKTPPSPPGADRTDGAAVRIGALVPLTRPGWVEAGHHLLAGLELAVREVNAAGGILGRPLELVVRDTAADPQRAAAAVDELARLGVAALAGEYHSVVARAAAARADALGLPFLCSSAVLDALTDRPTQWVARLAPAQSHGWQIYADFLLGAGHRRIAVAAQPSVYWASGARILRDHLAPRGGTVVELDMSALTPAAVCDELVDHRATALLLLVGHPEPAVPIVKHVRQDPRLAEILIGAPAGQPEFTEWATLLGAEGAAIPFLRYLPERLGPLGARVGTALRERLGEAPSFVAFEGYDTVTVLAEVLRSNGADRAGTAESWPRVAVEGTRGQIRFSRTPGISVWQWAWTPVQVVDRDPAQPDRFRILHTG; from the coding sequence ATGAAGACGCCACCATCGCCGCCCGGAGCGGACCGGACCGACGGAGCAGCCGTCCGGATCGGCGCTCTCGTTCCGCTGACCCGGCCCGGCTGGGTCGAGGCGGGCCACCACCTGCTCGCCGGACTCGAGCTGGCCGTCCGCGAAGTCAATGCCGCCGGCGGGATCCTCGGGCGACCTCTCGAGCTGGTGGTCCGGGACACCGCGGCCGATCCGCAGAGGGCCGCGGCGGCCGTGGACGAACTGGCCCGCCTGGGCGTGGCCGCCTTGGCGGGGGAGTACCACAGCGTCGTCGCCCGCGCCGCTGCTGCCAGGGCCGACGCCCTCGGCCTGCCGTTCCTCTGCTCGTCGGCGGTCCTCGACGCGCTCACCGACCGGCCGACGCAATGGGTCGCGCGCCTCGCCCCGGCGCAGTCCCACGGCTGGCAGATCTACGCCGACTTCCTCCTCGGCGCGGGCCACCGTCGTATCGCCGTCGCAGCCCAGCCGAGTGTCTATTGGGCATCCGGGGCCCGCATTCTGCGGGACCACCTCGCTCCGCGCGGCGGCACCGTCGTCGAACTCGACATGAGCGCGCTCACCCCCGCCGCGGTCTGCGACGAACTCGTCGACCACCGCGCGACAGCCCTCCTCCTTCTGGTCGGCCACCCGGAGCCGGCCGTGCCGATCGTCAAGCACGTCCGCCAGGACCCGCGCCTCGCCGAGATCCTGATCGGTGCTCCGGCCGGTCAGCCGGAGTTCACCGAGTGGGCGACGCTGCTGGGCGCGGAGGGCGCCGCCATCCCGTTCTTGCGCTACCTGCCCGAGCGCCTCGGCCCACTCGGCGCACGCGTGGGGACGGCCCTGCGTGAGCGGCTGGGCGAAGCACCCTCCTTCGTCGCCTTCGAGGGCTACGACACGGTCACCGTCCTCGCCGAGGTGCTGCGTTCCAACGGCGCGGACCGGGCGGGCACCGCCGAATCCTGGCCGCGCGTCGCAGTCGAAGGCACCCGCGGGCAGATCCGGTTCTCCCGCACGCCGGGCATCAGCGTGTGGCAATGGGCTTGGACGCCGGTCCAAGTCGTCGATCGCGACCCGGCGCAACCCGATCGCTTCCGGATCCTGCACACCGGCTGA